In the genome of Doryrhamphus excisus isolate RoL2022-K1 chromosome 11, RoL_Dexc_1.0, whole genome shotgun sequence, one region contains:
- the spns3 gene encoding protein spinster homolog 3 isoform X3 — translation MAGGLSVWLVTATASSFVTESYFWLLVLLRGLVGIGEASYSTIAPTIIGDLFTGTQRTIMISAFYIFIPVGSGLGYIAGSSIASLTGDWHWSLRLTPILGLVGLILLVLLCPNPSRGAAENNGHGVHEQSSYLEDVKYLLKNKSYVWSSLGVTAMAFLTGALAFWMPTFLFRARVSQGLVSPCSTAACNSTDSFIFGAVTVVSGILGVCLGTGLSRWLKNKVPNADPLICAGGMLGSVPCLFISIFVATANIPATYVFIFIAEVLLSLNWSPLADMLLYVVVPTKRATGEALQITVCHLLGDAGSPYLIGTISDAIHRSKPASTDWSFPSLQYSFLLCPFVGILGGVFFLMTALYINNDRRAAMQLEEVDPPLQGPAPEPTVEPNNAQNM, via the exons ATGGCCGGCGGTTTGAGTGTGTGGCTTGTGACTGCAACCGCCAGCTCTTTTGTCACCGAGTCG TATTTTTGGCTTCTGGTGCTGTTACGGGGCCTTGTGGGGATAGGAGAGGCCAGCTATTCCACTATCGCTCCCACCATCATCGGGGACCTTTTCACTGGGACACAACGGACCATCATGATCTCGGCTTTCTACATCTTCATCCCGGTTGGAAG CGGTCTGGGCTACATCGCAGGCTCATCAATAGCCAGCCTCACTGGAGACTGGCACTGGTCTCTGAGG CTGACACCCATTTTGGGTCTCGTTGGGCTTATTTTACTGGTGCTCTTATGCCCGAACCCATCCAGAGGTGCTGCGGAAAACAACGGTCATGGCGTTCATGAGCAGAGCTCTTACCTGGAGGACGTCAAGTATCTTCTGAAAAA TAAAAGTTACGTGTGGTCATCTCTGGGTGTCACAGCAATGGCCTTCCTCACCGGAGCCCTGGCTTTCTGGATGCCCACCTTTCTGTTCAGGGCTCGGGTGTCTCAGGGACTCGTCTCCCCGTGTTCCACAGCGGCGTGCAATTCCACGGACAG TTTTATCTTCGGCGCCGTCACGGTGGTCTCGGGTATTCTCGGAGTCTGTCTCGGCACCGGCCTGTCCAGATGGTTGAAGAACAAAGTTCCCAACGCAGATCCGCTCATCTGTGCTGGAGGAATGCTGGGATCCGTCCCCTGCCTCTTCATCAGCATCTTCGTGGCAACGGCCAACATTCCAGCCACCTAT GTCTTCATTTTCATCGCTGAAGTACTGTTATCACTGAACTGGTCCCCTCTGGCTGATATGCTTCTG TACGTTGTCGTCCCGACCAAAAGGGCCACAGGCGAGGCTCTGCAGATCACAGTCTGCCACCTTCTCGGGGACGCCGGGAGTCCTTATCTGATAGGAACG ATTTCTGACGCCATACACAGATCCAAGCCGGCATCCACCGACTGGAGCTTCCCGAGTTTACAGTACAGCTTCCTGTTGTGCCCTTTTGTTGGGATCCTTGGGGGAGTTTTCTTCCTCATGACGGCTCTTTACATCAACAACGACCGAAGGGCAGCTATGCAGTTGGAAGAAG TAGATCCCCCCCTGCAAGGTCCTGCACCCGAGCCCACTGTGGAACCGAACAATGCGCAAAATATGTAA
- the spns3 gene encoding protein spinster homolog 3 isoform X2: MEPKGSSPSPQGGRLPRRSLGSSSGLHYGSFVNSLSSLTPKLDQRPSPSHRRAYVAVAVLCYINLLNYMERYTIAGVLLNIQTFFDISDSIAGLLQTVFICSFLVAAPLFGYLGDRYNRIYIMAGGLSVWLVTATASSFVTESYFWLLVLLRGLVGIGEASYSTIAPTIIGDLFTGTQRTIMISAFYIFIPVGSGLGYIAGSSIASLTGDWHWSLRLTPILGLVGLILLVLLCPNPSRGAAENNGHGVHEQSSYLEDVKYLLKNNGLPHRSPGFLDAHLSVQGSGVSGTRLPVFHSGVQFHGQYSFIFGAVTVVSGILGVCLGTGLSRWLKNKVPNADPLICAGGMLGSVPCLFISIFVATANIPATYVFIFIAEVLLSLNWSPLADMLLYVVVPTKRATGEALQITVCHLLGDAGSPYLIGTISDAIHRSKPASTDWSFPSLQYSFLLCPFVGILGGVFFLMTALYINNDRRAAMQLEEVDPPLQGPAPEPTVEPNNAQNM; the protein is encoded by the exons ATGGAACCGAAAGGATCCTCTCCGTCCCCGCAGGGTGGGCGGCTACCTCGAAGGAGTCTGGGTTCCAGCTCCGGCCTGCACTATGGTTCCTTTGTGAACAGCCTTTCTTCACTCACACCCAAACTGGACCAGAGACCTTCCCCGTCGCACAGACGCGCCTATGTCGCAGTGGCCGTGCTCTGCTACATCAATTTACTCAACTACATGGAACGATACACAATAGCAG GTGTTCTGCTAAACATCCAGACCTTCTTTGACATCAGCGACAGTATAGCAGGACTTCTGCAGACAG TTTTTATCTGCAGCTTCCTAGTGGCGGCCCCGCTCTTTGGTTACCTTGGCGACCGCTACAACCGGATATACATCATGGCCGGCGGTTTGAGTGTGTGGCTTGTGACTGCAACCGCCAGCTCTTTTGTCACCGAGTCG TATTTTTGGCTTCTGGTGCTGTTACGGGGCCTTGTGGGGATAGGAGAGGCCAGCTATTCCACTATCGCTCCCACCATCATCGGGGACCTTTTCACTGGGACACAACGGACCATCATGATCTCGGCTTTCTACATCTTCATCCCGGTTGGAAG CGGTCTGGGCTACATCGCAGGCTCATCAATAGCCAGCCTCACTGGAGACTGGCACTGGTCTCTGAGG CTGACACCCATTTTGGGTCTCGTTGGGCTTATTTTACTGGTGCTCTTATGCCCGAACCCATCCAGAGGTGCTGCGGAAAACAACGGTCATGGCGTTCATGAGCAGAGCTCTTACCTGGAGGACGTCAAGTATCTTCTGAAAAA CAATGGCCTTCCTCACCGGAGCCCTGGCTTTCTGGATGCCCACCTTTCTGTTCAGGGCTCGGGTGTCTCAGGGACTCGTCTCCCCGTGTTCCACAGCGGCGTGCAATTCCACGGACAG TACAGTTTTATCTTCGGCGCCGTCACGGTGGTCTCGGGTATTCTCGGAGTCTGTCTCGGCACCGGCCTGTCCAGATGGTTGAAGAACAAAGTTCCCAACGCAGATCCGCTCATCTGTGCTGGAGGAATGCTGGGATCCGTCCCCTGCCTCTTCATCAGCATCTTCGTGGCAACGGCCAACATTCCAGCCACCTAT GTCTTCATTTTCATCGCTGAAGTACTGTTATCACTGAACTGGTCCCCTCTGGCTGATATGCTTCTG TACGTTGTCGTCCCGACCAAAAGGGCCACAGGCGAGGCTCTGCAGATCACAGTCTGCCACCTTCTCGGGGACGCCGGGAGTCCTTATCTGATAGGAACG ATTTCTGACGCCATACACAGATCCAAGCCGGCATCCACCGACTGGAGCTTCCCGAGTTTACAGTACAGCTTCCTGTTGTGCCCTTTTGTTGGGATCCTTGGGGGAGTTTTCTTCCTCATGACGGCTCTTTACATCAACAACGACCGAAGGGCAGCTATGCAGTTGGAAGAAG TAGATCCCCCCCTGCAAGGTCCTGCACCCGAGCCCACTGTGGAACCGAACAATGCGCAAAATATGTAA
- the spns3 gene encoding protein spinster homolog 3 isoform X1, with protein MEPKGSSPSPQGGRLPRRSLGSSSGLHYGSFVNSLSSLTPKLDQRPSPSHRRAYVAVAVLCYINLLNYMERYTIAGVLLNIQTFFDISDSIAGLLQTVFICSFLVAAPLFGYLGDRYNRIYIMAGGLSVWLVTATASSFVTESYFWLLVLLRGLVGIGEASYSTIAPTIIGDLFTGTQRTIMISAFYIFIPVGSGLGYIAGSSIASLTGDWHWSLRLTPILGLVGLILLVLLCPNPSRGAAENNGHGVHEQSSYLEDVKYLLKNKSYVWSSLGVTAMAFLTGALAFWMPTFLFRARVSQGLVSPCSTAACNSTDSFIFGAVTVVSGILGVCLGTGLSRWLKNKVPNADPLICAGGMLGSVPCLFISIFVATANIPATYVFIFIAEVLLSLNWSPLADMLLYVVVPTKRATGEALQITVCHLLGDAGSPYLIGTISDAIHRSKPASTDWSFPSLQYSFLLCPFVGILGGVFFLMTALYINNDRRAAMQLEEVDPPLQGPAPEPTVEPNNAQNM; from the exons ATGGAACCGAAAGGATCCTCTCCGTCCCCGCAGGGTGGGCGGCTACCTCGAAGGAGTCTGGGTTCCAGCTCCGGCCTGCACTATGGTTCCTTTGTGAACAGCCTTTCTTCACTCACACCCAAACTGGACCAGAGACCTTCCCCGTCGCACAGACGCGCCTATGTCGCAGTGGCCGTGCTCTGCTACATCAATTTACTCAACTACATGGAACGATACACAATAGCAG GTGTTCTGCTAAACATCCAGACCTTCTTTGACATCAGCGACAGTATAGCAGGACTTCTGCAGACAG TTTTTATCTGCAGCTTCCTAGTGGCGGCCCCGCTCTTTGGTTACCTTGGCGACCGCTACAACCGGATATACATCATGGCCGGCGGTTTGAGTGTGTGGCTTGTGACTGCAACCGCCAGCTCTTTTGTCACCGAGTCG TATTTTTGGCTTCTGGTGCTGTTACGGGGCCTTGTGGGGATAGGAGAGGCCAGCTATTCCACTATCGCTCCCACCATCATCGGGGACCTTTTCACTGGGACACAACGGACCATCATGATCTCGGCTTTCTACATCTTCATCCCGGTTGGAAG CGGTCTGGGCTACATCGCAGGCTCATCAATAGCCAGCCTCACTGGAGACTGGCACTGGTCTCTGAGG CTGACACCCATTTTGGGTCTCGTTGGGCTTATTTTACTGGTGCTCTTATGCCCGAACCCATCCAGAGGTGCTGCGGAAAACAACGGTCATGGCGTTCATGAGCAGAGCTCTTACCTGGAGGACGTCAAGTATCTTCTGAAAAA TAAAAGTTACGTGTGGTCATCTCTGGGTGTCACAGCAATGGCCTTCCTCACCGGAGCCCTGGCTTTCTGGATGCCCACCTTTCTGTTCAGGGCTCGGGTGTCTCAGGGACTCGTCTCCCCGTGTTCCACAGCGGCGTGCAATTCCACGGACAG TTTTATCTTCGGCGCCGTCACGGTGGTCTCGGGTATTCTCGGAGTCTGTCTCGGCACCGGCCTGTCCAGATGGTTGAAGAACAAAGTTCCCAACGCAGATCCGCTCATCTGTGCTGGAGGAATGCTGGGATCCGTCCCCTGCCTCTTCATCAGCATCTTCGTGGCAACGGCCAACATTCCAGCCACCTAT GTCTTCATTTTCATCGCTGAAGTACTGTTATCACTGAACTGGTCCCCTCTGGCTGATATGCTTCTG TACGTTGTCGTCCCGACCAAAAGGGCCACAGGCGAGGCTCTGCAGATCACAGTCTGCCACCTTCTCGGGGACGCCGGGAGTCCTTATCTGATAGGAACG ATTTCTGACGCCATACACAGATCCAAGCCGGCATCCACCGACTGGAGCTTCCCGAGTTTACAGTACAGCTTCCTGTTGTGCCCTTTTGTTGGGATCCTTGGGGGAGTTTTCTTCCTCATGACGGCTCTTTACATCAACAACGACCGAAGGGCAGCTATGCAGTTGGAAGAAG TAGATCCCCCCCTGCAAGGTCCTGCACCCGAGCCCACTGTGGAACCGAACAATGCGCAAAATATGTAA